From the Rhizobium sp. WSM4643 genome, the window GTTCAGGCCGCGATAATCCTCGACCAGCGCATGGGCGATGGCGCGACAGCGCCTGAGATGGCCGAGACCGAAGGTGTCGTGGCTGTACATGAGGATGCGCGCATCTTCGAGACGTCTGGACATGGGCATCCCTTCTGGGGTGAGCAACATACTTAGTACCCCCACCGTCCGGAGGGCAAGAGGTGGGGGCGGTGCCGAGATGCGCCGCCGCGTTTCCTGCTATTTGTAGGGATCTGCCGCATCACGCAAGCCGTCTCCCAGAAAGTTGAACGCCAAAATGACAAGAACAACAGGAATGATCGGATAGAGCAGCCACGGGTAGAAGGCGATGACGCTGACGCTTTTTGCCTCGGTCAGCAGAATGCCCCAGCTGGTGATCGGCGGACGAAGGCCGAGGCCGAGGAAGGAGAGCGCGGTCTCTCCAAGGATCATGCCGGGGATTGAAATCGTCGCCGAAGCAATGAGATGCGACATGAAGCCCGGCACCAGATGCCGGCCGATGATGCGCGGCGTGCTGGCGCCCATCAGCTGTGCGGCCTGGACATAATCCTCCTCGCGCAGCGCCAGGAGCTTGGAGCGTACGGCACGCGCCAGCCCTGTCCAGTCGATGATGCCGAGGATGACGGTGATGCCGAAATAGATGACGATCGGGCTCCACGTCACCGGCATGATGGCGGCCAGCGCCATCCACAGCGGCAGGCTCGGCAGCGATTGCAACACTTCGATCAAGCGCTGGACGATGAGATCGAAAAAGCCGCCGCGATAACCGGCAAGGCCGCCGATGACGATGCCGAGCACGAAGCTGATCGAAATGCCGATCAGACCGATCGTCAGCGATATCCGCGCGCCGTAGAGGATGCGCGACAGCACGTCACGGCCGAGCCGGTCGGTGCCGAGCAGGA encodes:
- a CDS encoding ABC transporter permease, producing the protein MSPLPAPGAPLPHYVSTAPFDPLATESMTSAQSRIHLASQKQLMWWKFKQHKLALISGIFLAAVYLMILIVEFLAPYGLHTRNVDFIHAPPQTIHFFDKGSFVGPFVYGRRMTLDIDTLHRVYTDKTNDVQPIRFFCRGDAYKFWGLVASNYHLVCPAIGGQMFLLGTDRLGRDVLSRILYGARISLTIGLIGISISFVLGIVIGGLAGYRGGFFDLIVQRLIEVLQSLPSLPLWMALAAIMPVTWSPIVIYFGITVILGIIDWTGLARAVRSKLLALREEDYVQAAQLMGASTPRIIGRHLVPGFMSHLIASATISIPGMILGETALSFLGLGLRPPITSWGILLTEAKSVSVIAFYPWLLYPIIPVVLVILAFNFLGDGLRDAADPYK